A single genomic interval of Bacillus smithii harbors:
- a CDS encoding MarR family winged helix-turn-helix transcriptional regulator → MLQYEKEFLDKMEMIMVSISKKLRPLIEKNMQPFGITGPQYHIMKMLKREGPARATQLADMMNVKPSAITVIIDRLIERGLVERCHSDTDRRVVMMQLTKAGEELVETVSVSFSQLMGTFFSHFSNAELMTFYQLYKKLDQVIDEVLSEEK, encoded by the coding sequence ATGCTCCAATACGAAAAAGAGTTTTTAGATAAAATGGAAATGATTATGGTTTCTATTAGTAAAAAACTGCGCCCATTGATAGAAAAAAATATGCAGCCATTCGGGATTACCGGGCCCCAGTATCATATCATGAAAATGTTGAAGCGCGAAGGTCCTGCCCGAGCGACTCAATTAGCAGACATGATGAATGTGAAACCAAGCGCCATTACTGTGATCATTGATCGATTAATTGAACGCGGGCTTGTCGAAAGGTGCCACTCCGACACAGATCGACGAGTAGTCATGATGCAATTGACGAAAGCCGGCGAAGAGCTGGTGGAAACTGTCAGTGTATCTTTCAGTCAACTGATGGGCACCTTTTTTTCTCATTTTTCCAACGCGGAATTGATGACCTTTTACCAATTATATAAAAAGCTCGATCAAGTCATCGACGAGGTTTTGTCCGAAGAAAAATGA
- a CDS encoding ABC transporter ATP-binding protein — translation MADIRFEHVSKVYHGGIKAVRDFSLHISDQEFLVIVGPSGSGKSTVLRMAAGLEEITKGNLYLDGKLINNIPPKDRDLAMVFQHYALYPHMTVYGNMAFSLKLQKLPKSEIDKRVRWAADVMGLKGKLDRKPRELSGGERQRVALGRAIVRHPQAFLFDEPLSNLDAMLRVQMRNEIKKLHQQLKTTSIYVTHDQVEAMTLGTRLVVMKEGEIQQVGTPQEVYENPANQFVGEFIGSPAMNFFVGRLENGFFQIGDLFFKLPEQKASFLKARGYDRQTVLLGIRPEHIIAFSEGMTDSATVTANIQLVEFMGAETILSFHVGGQPCLAKVPSDKGWKAGEQAAFRFQLEKSCFFDAKTKWRIDKAGS, via the coding sequence ATGGCTGACATCCGGTTTGAACACGTTTCTAAAGTGTATCACGGCGGCATAAAGGCGGTAAGGGATTTTTCATTACATATTTCAGATCAAGAGTTTCTCGTGATTGTAGGGCCGTCTGGAAGCGGAAAATCAACGGTGCTGCGAATGGCTGCGGGGCTTGAAGAGATTACAAAAGGGAATTTATATTTAGACGGAAAATTAATCAACAACATTCCACCGAAAGACCGTGACTTGGCCATGGTGTTTCAACATTACGCTTTGTACCCCCATATGACCGTTTACGGAAATATGGCTTTCAGTTTAAAGCTGCAAAAACTCCCTAAATCAGAGATCGATAAGCGGGTGCGATGGGCGGCAGATGTGATGGGGTTAAAAGGAAAACTGGATCGGAAGCCGAGGGAGTTGTCGGGAGGCGAGCGGCAGCGGGTAGCGCTGGGAAGGGCCATCGTTCGTCATCCGCAGGCGTTTTTATTCGATGAGCCGCTATCCAATTTAGATGCGATGCTCCGGGTTCAAATGCGAAATGAAATTAAAAAGCTTCATCAACAACTAAAAACGACTTCTATTTATGTAACGCATGATCAGGTAGAGGCCATGACGTTGGGGACAAGGCTGGTTGTCATGAAAGAGGGAGAAATTCAGCAGGTGGGAACACCGCAAGAAGTGTATGAAAATCCGGCTAATCAATTTGTCGGCGAATTTATCGGTTCCCCCGCGATGAATTTTTTCGTTGGAAGGTTGGAAAATGGTTTCTTTCAGATCGGCGACCTGTTTTTTAAGCTGCCGGAACAGAAAGCATCGTTTCTGAAAGCACGCGGGTATGATCGGCAAACGGTCCTTCTAGGCATTCGCCCGGAGCACATTATCGCGTTTTCTGAGGGGATGACAGATTCTGCAACCGTGACGGCGAATATTCAATTAGTCGAGTTTATGGGGGCCGAAACCATCTTGTCTTTTCACGTCGGAGGTCAACCATGTTTAGCCAAAGTGCCTTCCGATAAAGGATGGAAAGCGGGAGAACAGGCGGCGTTTCGTTTTCAACTGGAGAAATCCTGCTTTTTTGATGCAAAAACGAAATGGCGGATCGATAAAGCCGGCTCCTAA
- a CDS encoding alpha/beta-type small acid-soluble spore protein, translating to MARNNRPLVPGARKALDQLKANIAGTSRPQDAKFEAAKEAGVPLKKGYNGDLTSEQAGKIGGKIGGNMVKRLIELAEENLTKRK from the coding sequence ATGGCAAGAAACAACAGACCTCTTGTACCCGGTGCCAGAAAAGCGCTCGATCAGCTGAAAGCGAATATCGCCGGCACTTCTCGTCCCCAAGATGCCAAATTTGAAGCGGCAAAAGAAGCGGGCGTTCCGTTAAAAAAAGGGTATAACGGCGATCTGACATCTGAACAAGCCGGAAAAATCGGAGGAAAGATCGGCGGAAATATGGTGAAAAGATTGATTGAATTGGCAGAAGAAAACTTAACGAAAAGAAAATAA
- a CDS encoding arginase family protein produces the protein MGLVNKGMTVLHFDETYKLQSKLQLFPHENIDFYDLQHVNLYCEQDSLTKIEQRLAERRKKGMTLIGSGNYHYVTSSLLKEIKEPFTLVLFDHHPDIGRSDESDTLLSCGSWVSYALKNIPMLKKAVIIGPTSLKNQDSSLPNATIFPYNSHRVSSKMILSNIPTNTVYISIDKDVLKKTDAITNWDQGQMSLASLLHHIEALLQYKNVYGMDICGEAKFSPDQYFDPNFQDALRKNESANIKILQTFFEGASHLKGA, from the coding sequence ATGGGTTTAGTGAATAAGGGTATGACGGTTTTACATTTTGATGAAACATACAAACTGCAGTCAAAACTTCAGCTTTTTCCTCACGAAAACATTGACTTCTACGATCTCCAACACGTGAACTTATACTGCGAACAAGATTCTTTAACCAAAATTGAACAACGTCTTGCCGAAAGACGGAAAAAAGGGATGACGCTGATCGGAAGCGGAAACTACCATTATGTCACATCCTCTTTGTTAAAAGAAATCAAAGAGCCCTTTACGCTTGTCTTATTCGATCACCATCCTGACATCGGCCGTTCCGACGAATCAGACACGTTGCTTTCTTGCGGATCATGGGTATCCTATGCCCTAAAGAACATTCCCATGCTGAAAAAAGCCGTGATCATTGGACCAACCTCTCTTAAGAATCAGGATTCTTCTTTGCCTAACGCGACCATTTTTCCATACAACAGCCACAGAGTTTCTTCCAAGATGATTCTTTCCAACATACCAACAAACACCGTTTATATCAGCATCGATAAAGATGTGCTCAAGAAAACAGACGCCATCACCAACTGGGATCAAGGACAAATGTCTCTCGCTTCATTGCTCCATCATATAGAGGCACTGCTGCAATATAAAAACGTATACGGAATGGACATTTGCGGAGAAGCAAAATTCTCGCCCGATCAGTATTTCGATCCAAACTTTCAAGACGCCCTTCGCAAAAACGAATCCGCTAATATCAAAATTTTGCAAACTTTTTTTGAAGGAGCTTCCCATCTAAAAGGAGCATAA
- a CDS encoding 3-oxoacyl-ACP reductase: MKINEQLVLVTGGSRGLGAAIARSFVREGAQVIINYYQSKERAEKLAEELGPRALALQGDVRSKEDMENLFRKAEEHFGKSVTTIIHNALIDFQFDSDNKKDAFAIEWEDVQKQLEGSVRGALNIIQAGLEKMKASKFGRIITIGTNLFQNPVVSYHDYTTAKAALLALTRNMAQELGPYNITVNMVSGGLLKTTDASRATSDEVFKLIEATTPLRRVNSPEELADAVLFFASPWSRAVTGQNLVVDGGLVMD; the protein is encoded by the coding sequence ATGAAGATCAATGAGCAGCTCGTATTAGTAACCGGCGGAAGCAGAGGTCTTGGCGCGGCAATAGCCCGTTCTTTTGTCCGAGAAGGAGCACAAGTCATCATCAATTATTACCAAAGCAAAGAAAGAGCTGAAAAATTGGCGGAGGAACTCGGACCTCGTGCATTGGCGCTGCAAGGAGACGTTCGCAGCAAAGAAGATATGGAAAACCTGTTTCGAAAAGCAGAAGAGCATTTCGGAAAATCGGTCACGACCATTATTCATAATGCCCTGATTGATTTTCAATTTGATTCCGATAACAAAAAAGACGCCTTTGCGATTGAATGGGAAGATGTTCAAAAGCAGCTGGAAGGGAGCGTACGCGGAGCGCTGAACATCATTCAAGCCGGTTTAGAAAAAATGAAAGCCTCCAAATTCGGCCGAATCATCACCATCGGAACCAATCTTTTTCAAAATCCCGTCGTTTCCTATCATGACTATACAACAGCCAAGGCGGCATTGCTTGCGTTGACGAGAAACATGGCACAGGAATTAGGCCCATATAACATCACCGTCAATATGGTGAGCGGCGGATTGCTTAAGACAACCGATGCCAGCCGAGCCACTTCGGATGAAGTATTTAAACTAATTGAAGCAACCACTCCGTTAAGACGTGTGAATTCTCCGGAAGAACTGGCAGATGCCGTCCTCTTTTTCGCCTCGCCGTGGAGCCGCGCCGTCACGGGCCAAAACTTAGTTGTCGACGGCGGATTGGTGATGGACTAA
- a CDS encoding IS256 family transposase — translation MSNSILNSDFANQLENMIKDFVQEKLEFIMREEIKNFLQVEQEHVQNSRNGYYHRTLDTKYGKIEALTVPRDRNGDFQTQLFEPYQRQDGWLEQAIIKMYQSGMSTREIGKFIERILGSTYSPTTISHITDAALEDIQKWQQRPLNKRYSVLYLDGFYIKVRRDTYAKEVIYVVLGVNEEGYREILGFYVGGQESAHGWQEILQDLYTRGAHEVLLGVFDGLPGLEEAFKAVYPKADVQRCVVHKVRNTLNKVRKKDQFEVAEDLKLIYRSMTRDAAIQAFHEFKDKWSKKYPREVQSWEQDLDVLLTFMKYPTSIRSVIYTTNAIERTIKDIRKRLKTMNSLTSIEAAEKITFLTVQDLNEKWSTRKLKGFSTAYKALQDMFEERY, via the coding sequence ATGAGTAATAGTATACTCAACTCAGATTTCGCAAATCAACTGGAAAATATGATAAAAGATTTTGTTCAAGAAAAGCTTGAATTCATCATGAGAGAAGAAATCAAAAATTTCCTCCAAGTGGAACAGGAACACGTTCAAAACTCAAGAAATGGTTATTATCACCGTACTCTTGATACAAAGTACGGGAAAATAGAAGCTCTTACGGTTCCAAGAGATCGCAACGGGGATTTCCAGACTCAACTGTTTGAGCCTTATCAACGTCAAGACGGCTGGCTGGAACAGGCGATTATTAAAATGTATCAAAGTGGGATGAGCACTCGAGAAATTGGGAAGTTTATCGAAAGAATTCTTGGTTCAACCTACTCTCCTACCACGATTAGTCATATTACAGATGCCGCGTTGGAGGATATTCAAAAATGGCAACAACGTCCATTAAACAAACGGTATTCTGTGTTGTATCTTGATGGGTTTTATATAAAAGTTCGTCGTGATACGTATGCCAAAGAAGTCATTTACGTTGTTCTTGGTGTCAATGAAGAAGGTTATCGTGAAATTCTTGGCTTTTACGTTGGAGGTCAAGAAAGCGCGCATGGCTGGCAAGAGATTCTCCAAGACCTTTATACACGCGGTGCTCATGAAGTCTTACTTGGTGTTTTTGATGGACTCCCAGGTCTTGAAGAAGCCTTTAAAGCCGTCTATCCGAAAGCCGATGTTCAACGATGTGTGGTCCACAAAGTAAGAAATACGTTAAACAAGGTAAGGAAAAAAGACCAATTTGAAGTGGCTGAAGACCTAAAGCTGATCTATCGTTCGATGACAAGAGACGCAGCCATTCAAGCCTTTCATGAGTTTAAAGACAAGTGGTCTAAAAAGTATCCTAGAGAAGTCCAATCTTGGGAACAGGATTTAGATGTCCTCCTAACATTCATGAAATATCCGACCAGTATTCGTAGTGTCATCTACACGACCAATGCGATTGAACGAACGATTAAAGATATACGTAAACGACTCAAAACGATGAACAGCTTAACCAGTATTGAAGCAGCAGAAAAAATCACGTTCTTAACGGTACAGGACTTGAATGAAAAATGGTCCACTAGAAAACTTAAAGGGTTTTCTACGGCATACAAGGCACTTCAAGATATGTTTGAAGAAAGATACTGA
- a CDS encoding P-II family nitrogen regulator, whose amino-acid sequence MKKIEAIIRPEKVTETIKGLKNIGITGFTVSQVVGRGKQKDTQGVYRGKNYKVTLHPKVKLEIVLSDYMVQPTVQTIIQCAQTGEDGDGKIYVYPILEAYNIRTGTSDWSIDDLANQGG is encoded by the coding sequence ATGAAAAAGATTGAAGCCATTATTCGACCGGAAAAAGTAACCGAGACGATTAAGGGATTAAAAAATATAGGAATTACAGGTTTTACGGTTTCTCAAGTAGTCGGCAGGGGCAAACAAAAAGATACTCAAGGGGTGTATCGGGGAAAAAATTACAAAGTGACGCTCCATCCTAAAGTGAAATTAGAAATTGTTCTATCGGATTACATGGTGCAACCGACCGTTCAAACGATTATTCAGTGCGCTCAGACAGGAGAAGACGGCGATGGGAAGATTTACGTCTACCCGATTTTGGAAGCTTATAATATTCGGACCGGTACATCCGATTGGAGCATTGATGATTTAGCCAATCAAGGAGGATGA
- a CDS encoding ammonium transporter, which translates to MQLTYINTVWVCLAAAMVMFMEGGFSLLESGFVRTKNAVNVTMKIFVDLTVGALAFWIIGFGIMFGKDAFGLIGTSLFGSPENIHLTLHLPSAAYILFQMGFAVACISIISGAVAERMSFKAYVLTAALIAGIIYPLSGHWIFNSEGWLAKMGMKDFAGSAAIHAVGGFAALAMAKWLGPRKGRFNSDGSVNVFAPSNISLASCGAFILWFGWFGFNAGSTLDASNTHLASIALNTMLAGASAGTSALFFSIGKYGKADPSLTINGVLSGLVAITAGCAYVSEWSAIIIGAVSGIIVIYATLFIDNLKIDDPVGAVAVHGFNGVFGTIAVGLFDSTQGLLTTGHFSLLGVQLLGSVVVIAWGLISGTVIAKAAEKTVGFRVEEREEDEGLDMAYHGIPAYNDLERFADIPSNLYNFEESTGITIAPVESKKISG; encoded by the coding sequence ATGCAACTAACCTATATCAATACCGTTTGGGTTTGTCTCGCAGCGGCGATGGTGATGTTCATGGAAGGCGGATTCAGTTTGCTGGAATCCGGTTTCGTTCGCACGAAAAACGCGGTGAATGTCACGATGAAGATTTTTGTTGATTTAACGGTTGGCGCTCTGGCCTTTTGGATCATCGGCTTCGGCATTATGTTTGGGAAAGACGCTTTCGGGTTGATCGGCACCAGTCTTTTTGGCAGCCCTGAAAATATTCACCTTACTCTCCATTTACCGAGCGCAGCTTATATTTTGTTTCAAATGGGATTTGCAGTAGCCTGCATTTCCATTATTTCAGGAGCTGTAGCGGAGCGGATGAGTTTTAAAGCCTATGTGTTAACAGCCGCTCTGATTGCGGGCATCATCTACCCTCTTTCCGGGCACTGGATTTTTAACAGCGAAGGCTGGCTGGCCAAAATGGGAATGAAAGATTTCGCCGGATCAGCGGCCATTCATGCGGTCGGCGGATTTGCTGCGTTGGCGATGGCCAAATGGCTGGGACCGCGTAAAGGCAGATTTAACTCCGACGGCAGCGTCAACGTGTTTGCTCCAAGCAATATTTCGTTAGCTTCGTGCGGTGCATTCATTTTATGGTTTGGCTGGTTCGGCTTTAACGCCGGAAGCACATTAGACGCCTCCAACACTCATCTTGCATCGATTGCGTTAAACACGATGCTGGCCGGGGCAAGCGCCGGTACTTCCGCCCTTTTTTTCAGCATCGGAAAGTACGGAAAAGCGGATCCTAGTTTAACCATCAATGGCGTTTTATCAGGATTAGTCGCCATCACAGCCGGCTGTGCGTATGTTTCAGAATGGAGCGCAATCATCATCGGTGCGGTGAGCGGAATCATCGTCATTTATGCGACGCTTTTCATCGATAATTTAAAAATTGACGATCCGGTCGGCGCGGTTGCCGTCCATGGCTTTAACGGCGTATTCGGCACGATCGCCGTCGGTTTGTTCGATTCCACGCAAGGGCTGTTGACCACCGGGCACTTCTCCCTTTTAGGCGTTCAGCTGCTGGGATCCGTCGTGGTCATCGCCTGGGGCCTAATCAGCGGCACAGTCATTGCGAAAGCAGCTGAGAAAACAGTGGGATTCCGCGTCGAAGAACGAGAAGAAGACGAAGGGCTGGACATGGCTTACCATGGAATCCCGGCTTACAACGATTTAGAACGATTTGCAGACATTCCGAGCAATCTTTATAATTTTGAGGAATCCACCGGCATCACCATCGCCCCCGTGGAAAGCAAAAAAATCTCCGGATAA
- a CDS encoding bile acid:sodium symporter family protein, whose translation MLQQFNAQLEKRMPIITPVSVILGVLFAHSLHSFAFLVPWLFAFMTFAGSLSSNFRSFKEAVLHPLPIFLTLAILHIFMPLGAWAFGHLAFHGDLYTITGLTLAMAIPTGITSFIWVSIYKGNIPLTLSVILIDTFLSPLIVPYTVSFFIGAKVEMNTMDIMSGLIGMIVIPSLIGMLANQISKGKAKEVLAPRLAPFSKIFLGIVVLINSSVIAPYLRHIDWKLVEIAAAVFLIAFSGYYLSFIIGRIFKQKKDTVVAITFLGGMRNISAGAVVAVSYFPAKAAVPVVIGMLFQQILASTYGHIVDHYYRKQAKASEKRVS comes from the coding sequence ATGTTACAACAGTTCAATGCACAACTGGAAAAAAGAATGCCGATTATCACGCCGGTCAGCGTGATCCTTGGCGTATTATTCGCCCATTCTTTGCATTCCTTTGCTTTTTTAGTTCCGTGGCTTTTTGCGTTTATGACCTTTGCCGGCAGTTTGAGTTCGAATTTTCGATCGTTTAAAGAGGCCGTTCTGCACCCGCTACCCATTTTTTTAACTTTGGCCATCCTCCATATTTTCATGCCGCTTGGCGCATGGGCTTTTGGCCATCTTGCTTTTCACGGCGATCTTTACACCATCACGGGGCTCACTTTAGCGATGGCCATTCCAACCGGCATCACAAGCTTTATATGGGTTTCCATTTATAAAGGAAATATTCCTCTTACTCTTTCGGTGATTTTGATCGACACGTTCCTCTCGCCGTTAATCGTTCCTTATACGGTTTCCTTCTTCATCGGAGCCAAAGTGGAAATGAACACGATGGATATTATGAGCGGGCTGATCGGAATGATCGTCATTCCGTCGCTGATCGGCATGCTGGCCAACCAAATTTCAAAAGGAAAAGCCAAGGAAGTGCTTGCCCCTCGCTTGGCCCCGTTTTCGAAAATCTTTTTAGGAATCGTCGTCTTAATCAACAGCTCAGTGATTGCTCCGTATTTGCGCCACATCGATTGGAAACTGGTCGAAATTGCGGCGGCCGTATTTTTGATCGCTTTTAGCGGCTATTACCTGTCCTTTATTATCGGCCGGATATTCAAACAGAAAAAAGACACAGTGGTCGCGATCACATTCCTTGGAGGCATGCGCAACATCAGCGCCGGCGCTGTCGTGGCTGTTTCATACTTCCCGGCAAAAGCCGCCGTTCCCGTTGTGATCGGCATGCTCTTCCAGCAAATCCTCGCCTCCACATACGGACACATCGTGGACCACTATTATCGAAAACAAGCTAAAGCTTCGGAAAAGAGGGTGTCTTAG
- a CDS encoding S-layer homology domain-containing protein, producing MKKKSFVGALAFAALLAGAIPAVGASAANTNFRDVPKNSYAYSDIENIVERGVITGYSNGTFHPDEKVTRGQFAGMIARAFNLPKGSSHFKDVPKSKALYEEISKAADAGIVKGTGGNFYPDRPVTRADMAVMLDRAMNLKGNFKEEGNLKFKDKIPPYALESVKRMVHYGVIKGKTDGTFAPGEDADRASSSVLVSRVLQVIERNETNPSNPTEPSDPTGPYTPSNPSDKVPDYVNMSLAQLHAKYGDWMLVRRIDGMVPGGGIVADVDLLKDFYNELHQSKDAYKNLPDPETYLKNETQSLLSQKTLISAHYPDYEVISFNGKAYKDSEIWMDGAVDKVTDVVLPTQPKEANQYLIDLHIPYTQFGVYGHDKVTVGQVQPTYTKSGVVMVDVKGLFAQVPTVTVANDGKTVQYNGTTINLTPGSNQIQVNGESKTLSVNVEAKNGTVYAPGRELAKELGWYTRSIPIFKRLEFSSYPLPQYEGLTE from the coding sequence TTGAAGAAAAAGAGTTTTGTAGGAGCTTTGGCATTTGCGGCTTTGCTGGCAGGTGCTATCCCTGCTGTTGGGGCGAGTGCGGCTAATACAAACTTTCGAGACGTTCCGAAAAATTCATATGCTTATTCGGATATTGAGAATATAGTAGAACGCGGTGTTATCACTGGCTATTCTAATGGTACGTTTCATCCAGATGAAAAGGTGACAAGAGGACAATTTGCCGGCATGATTGCCAGAGCTTTCAATCTGCCAAAAGGGAGCAGCCATTTTAAGGATGTTCCAAAATCGAAAGCTCTTTATGAAGAAATCAGCAAAGCAGCAGACGCTGGCATCGTAAAAGGAACAGGCGGCAATTTTTATCCTGATCGTCCCGTGACACGGGCTGATATGGCCGTTATGCTGGACCGGGCCATGAATCTCAAAGGGAATTTCAAAGAAGAAGGAAATTTGAAGTTTAAGGACAAGATTCCACCATACGCTTTAGAATCCGTCAAAAGAATGGTTCATTACGGTGTGATAAAGGGAAAAACAGATGGCACTTTTGCTCCTGGTGAAGACGCTGACCGTGCTTCATCCAGTGTTTTGGTGAGCCGGGTGCTGCAGGTTATAGAAAGGAATGAAACGAACCCAAGTAATCCGACTGAACCAAGCGATCCAACAGGTCCATATACACCGTCAAATCCTTCGGATAAAGTGCCTGATTATGTCAATATGTCATTGGCTCAACTTCATGCAAAATATGGAGACTGGATGTTGGTTCGGAGAATTGATGGCATGGTGCCAGGTGGAGGCATTGTAGCAGACGTTGATTTGTTAAAAGATTTTTACAACGAACTGCATCAATCAAAGGATGCGTATAAAAATCTTCCAGATCCTGAAACCTATTTAAAAAATGAAACACAGTCTTTACTATCTCAAAAAACGTTGATAAGCGCTCATTATCCTGACTATGAAGTGATTAGTTTTAATGGGAAAGCTTATAAAGACTCGGAGATTTGGATGGATGGAGCAGTAGATAAAGTCACAGATGTTGTTCTTCCGACCCAACCAAAAGAAGCAAATCAATATCTAATTGATCTGCATATTCCATATACTCAATTTGGTGTATATGGGCATGATAAGGTGACAGTGGGTCAAGTTCAACCAACCTATACAAAATCCGGTGTGGTGATGGTCGATGTCAAGGGGTTGTTTGCCCAAGTGCCAACCGTCACTGTGGCGAATGATGGAAAAACCGTTCAATATAACGGAACCACAATCAACCTTACGCCGGGAAGTAATCAAATTCAAGTAAATGGAGAAAGTAAAACTTTATCCGTCAACGTGGAAGCGAAAAATGGAACCGTTTATGCTCCAGGAAGAGAGTTGGCAAAGGAATTAGGATGGTATACTCGTTCTATTCCTATTTTTAAACGTTTGGAATTTTCCAGTTATCCGTTACCCCAATATGAAGGATTGACGGAATAA
- the istA gene encoding IS21 family transposase, whose protein sequence is MLKIGEFFMIRELYQKGWTQTAIAKETGFDRKTIHKYLKEDKLPERKASKKKKESKLDPYKNYLLQRIQEGTTNCVVLLEEIQAMGYTGKITILRDFVRPYREQPKKQATLRYETPPGKQAQMDWAYVGKYMVDSQYQDIYAFVMVLGYSRMKYVEFTTNMNMETLMKCHMNAFAYFNGIPEQILYDNMKTVVLKHTPVEIRFNRKFEDFLAYYGIIPKACRPKRPQTKGKVERVVKYLKENFFQRKHESTLQALNEDIRTWLDQVANRKPNQTTKEPPIQRFEKEQKFLQSWGVKPLFPTNRWETREVSRDCFVSYRGKKYSVPYRYAGQTVKIKETLNHHIEIYDEQECIARHPIWIGQASTQIRMEHYEGIHSNEKGQKIKGVQGLATNDLSSSAPSPKVEQRPLAAYAALEEGETV, encoded by the coding sequence ATGCTGAAGATTGGGGAGTTTTTTATGATTCGAGAGTTGTATCAGAAAGGCTGGACACAAACAGCGATTGCCAAAGAAACAGGGTTTGATCGGAAAACCATTCATAAGTATCTCAAGGAGGACAAGCTTCCAGAGCGCAAAGCCAGTAAGAAAAAGAAAGAAAGTAAACTCGATCCTTATAAAAACTATCTTCTTCAACGAATACAAGAAGGGACCACAAATTGTGTCGTTCTCTTAGAGGAAATTCAAGCGATGGGTTACACCGGCAAGATCACGATATTAAGAGATTTTGTTCGACCTTATCGAGAACAACCAAAAAAACAAGCTACCTTACGGTATGAAACACCGCCAGGTAAACAAGCCCAAATGGACTGGGCCTATGTTGGAAAGTATATGGTGGACAGTCAATACCAAGATATTTATGCATTCGTTATGGTACTTGGTTATTCTCGGATGAAATATGTGGAGTTTACCACCAATATGAATATGGAAACCTTAATGAAGTGCCATATGAACGCATTTGCTTACTTTAACGGTATTCCTGAACAAATTCTCTATGACAATATGAAAACCGTTGTTCTCAAACATACTCCAGTGGAAATACGATTTAACCGAAAATTTGAGGATTTTCTAGCCTACTACGGTATTATTCCAAAAGCATGTCGACCGAAACGTCCCCAAACAAAGGGAAAAGTAGAAAGAGTAGTCAAGTATTTAAAAGAGAATTTTTTTCAACGAAAGCATGAATCTACTCTTCAAGCCTTAAACGAAGACATTCGAACTTGGTTAGATCAAGTGGCCAATCGAAAACCGAATCAAACAACGAAGGAACCACCGATTCAACGTTTTGAGAAGGAACAGAAGTTCCTTCAATCATGGGGAGTCAAACCGTTATTTCCTACGAATCGTTGGGAAACACGAGAGGTCAGTCGAGATTGTTTTGTTTCATACAGAGGAAAAAAATATTCTGTTCCCTATCGCTATGCAGGACAAACGGTCAAAATAAAAGAAACGCTTAACCATCATATTGAGATTTATGATGAACAGGAATGTATCGCGAGACATCCGATATGGATTGGGCAGGCATCCACACAGATCCGAATGGAACATTATGAAGGGATTCATTCAAACGAAAAAGGACAGAAAATAAAAGGCGTTCAAGGTTTGGCGACCAACGACCTTTCATCTTCTGCCCCATCTCCAAAAGTAGAACAACGTCCTCTCGCTGCTTACGCAGCATTGGAAGAAGGTGAAACTGTATGA